Part of the Sphaerochaeta associata genome is shown below.
GGGGGGACGGCGAGTGGATGAGGCTGTGGAAAGAAACGACCGTTGAAAGCGGAGCGATTCTGGCCGCAGAGCCCGTAATCGCCTTGGATACTCCCGACCAGAACGCCCTCGAGGAGGCGAAAGCCCTAGGTGTTGCGCTTGCTCGCTAAACCCATCAAGAAATAGACGAGCTTGGCTGCGGTATAGCTAGGATGGTGGAGTTGATTCGGAGCCAGCTCCACCACGTCCATGCCTATGATTGTCCTTCCCTCAGTCAGGTTTTCAAGCAGGGTGACGGCATCCCACCAAAAAAGCCCACCGGGATCGGGCGTTCCAGTTGCACTCATCAGGGATGCATCAAATGCATCCACATCGAAAGTGATATAAAGCTTCTTGGGAAAGGTAGGAGGAAGGGTCAAGCCCGATGCATCCTTTCTTCGATAGAGCGTTGATGCATCGTAATACCCTACCTTGTACTGCTCTCTTGCAGCCAAGTCCTCTTCGCTGTAATTTCTGATTCCCACTTGAAAGAGAGGGATTCCCGCCTCCACCACACGCCGCATGACACAAGCATGGCTGAACTTGCTTCCTTCATAGGTATCGCGTAAATCCATATGGGCGTCAAATTGCAGCACTCCGACTTCACCACTGCTCAACAACATATCCAAGGCTGCATTGGTTACCGAATGCTCCCCTCCCAGCAGAACGGGAATGGCATTCCAGAACCGGGCATTCTGCATCGCGCTGCTTGCAAGCTGTATCGAATGTTCAACCCCACCGTTGGCGGGAATCGGGTCTGTTGTATGAATTCCAAGGCTGCCTGGATTCCCGTACCCTTCCACCAGTCGCTCCAATTGTGAGGAAGCTTCGATGATGGCCCGCGGCCCCTCCTTTGTCCCTCCCATGTAGGAAACAGTCTCCTCCAAAGGGAAGGGAATTACATGAAATGCAGCAGACTTGGCATCGGCATTGGGGAATTCAGAGTCCAAGAACCAGTGTTGCATCACAGCCTCCTACGAGAGCCGTCTTTGATAGTCATCAAAGCCGAAGGATTTCACAATCTGATACAGACCGTTGCGTACTATGCCAATATCAGGAAGAGCAATACCATTGAACATGGTGGTTTTTACCATGGTGTAGTGCATCATATCACAGAGCATGAGCATGTCCCCGACCTTGGGAGGTTTCTCAAACTCATAGGAACCCACCCAGTCGCCGGCAAGGCAGCTGCAGCCACCCAGTCTATATCCACCCTCTTTTGTGAGCTTCGCCCCGACTACCACCGGGCAATAGGGCATCTCAAGACAGTCGGGCATGTGTGCAGCGAACGAGGAGTCCAACATCAAGGTCGTAATGCCCCTGTTCTGCACGATATCCACTATCCTGGTCGCCAGGTACCCTGTTTCCCAGACAAATGCCGCACCGGGCTCCACGTAGAGCTTGATATGAGGATGGCGCAGGGAGAAGGATGTAAGAATCGCCTTGAAAAGCTCCAGGTCATACCCTCTTCTGGTAACCAGATGCCCTCCTCCCAGATTAAGATGCGAGATGAAGGGCAGCAGGTGTCCATAATGCTTCTCTATGGAGACCAGTGTTTGTTCCAGCTCGCCGGCTCCGCTTTCGCAGAGATTGTGTGCATGCAGGCCTGTGATGCCATGAGGCAGCACCTCAAGGTCCTCGGGCAGCACGCCAAGACGCGATCCACGAGCGCAGGGATCGTACAAAGGTGTTTCCACTGTTGAGTACAAGGGATTGATCCTCAGGCTTTTCTTGGCGTTTGGACAATCGTTCTTGTGTTTCTCATATTGCGAGAGAGAATTGAACGTGATGTGCTTGGCAATCCTGGCAATCGTCTCAAACTCACGATCCTGATACACCGGAGCATACGCATGGACTTCACCGAAATAAGGCGAGGCCAAGAGTGCTTCATTCAACGACGAAGCGGTGGCACCGCATGCAGTCTCTGCAAGCTCGGCAAAGACCGCATGCATGGCAAAGCCCTTCAGGGCGAAGAGAAAAGAGACCGGGACCTGCTGCTGCAGGTCCTTGATGAGCTGAAGGTTCTTCTCAAAGCGCCCATAGTCCAGGACAAAGGCGGGGGTATGGCTTATCTGGTTGGTATCGAACATCGCCTACCTTCCAAAGGCAAGCTTGCCATCGACTACGACTTCCCAGGGCAGGCCGAGTGGTCCCAGTTCGGCAAGGAACGGATCGGGATCGAACTGCTCCATATTCCATACGCCCCCTTTCTTCCAAATCCCTCGTGCAACCAAACTGGTCCCAAGAGCGGCAGGAACTCCGGTGGTATAGGAGACAGCCTGGGCTTTGGCATCCTGATACGCCATCTGATGGCTGCAGTTGTTGAAGATGAAGAGGGTGCGTTCCTTTCCATCCTTGACACCTCTGATCTGGCATCCTATTGAAGTCTGGCCCTGATAGTTCGGTCCCAAGGAAGAGGGTTCAGGAAGCAAAGCCTTGAGAAACTGCAACGGCTGGATCTCCATACCTTGGTAGTTGATCGGCTCGATGCTGGTCATCCCGACCTCCTCAAGCACTCGTAGAAAGGTGATGTACTGCTGACTGAAGGTCATCCAAAAACGCGCACGCTTGAGCGTCGGGAAGTGCTTCACCAGCGACTCAAGTTCTTCATGGAACAGCAGGTAGCTCTCCTTGGATCCAATCCGGGGATAATCGACGTTCTGATGGATTTCAAGCGGCTGGGTCCTCTTCCATGTCCCTTCTTCGTAATACCTTCCCGGCTGGGTGATCTCACGGATATTGATCTCAGGGTTAAAGTTCGTGGCAAAACTCTTGCCATGGTCGCCTGCGTTGCAATCGACGATGTCCAGATAGTGCATCTCATCAAAATAGTGCTTGGCGGCATAGGCGGTGAATACATTGGTCACCCCGGGGTCGAAGCCCGAGCCAAGCAAGGCTGTCAGGCCTGCCTTCTCGAATTTCTCATTGTACGCCCACTGCCAGGAGTACTCAAAATGCGCTTCGTCCTTTGGTTCATAATTGGCGGTATCCACATAATGCACCCCACAGCGCAGGCACGCCTCCATAATGGTCAGGTCTTGGTACGGCAGTGCTACATTGAGGACTATATCGGCCTTGAACTCCTTGATCAGGCGCTCTAATGCATCAACATCGTCTGCATCGATGCAGGCGGTCCGAACAGGTACCGGACCCGCTTCCTTTGCTATGGCGTCACACTTCGCCTTGGTCCTGCTGGCGAGTAGAATCTCTTCGTAAACATCTTCCATCCGGGCTGACTTGCGCACAGCCACATTGCCGACTCCACCGGCTCCTATGATCATCAAGCGTTTCTTCTGCATTCTTTACTCCTCTTGGTCTGTTTCATAATACGTATACCCTCTCAGGCCCGCTGTATAGGCTGAGATGATCCTTCTCCGCTCCTGCACGGTAATCCTGCCTTCCTGCACAGCCTTCTCAGCCTTGGTACGAATCATGGTTTCCAAACGCTTGGGTTCGTACTCGACATAGCTGAGCACATCGGCCACCGTATCACCCTCCAGCTCGTTGTGAAGGCTGAAATTTCCATCCTCGTAGGTGATGGAGACGACGTTGGTATCACCGAGAAGGTTGTGCAGGTCCCCGAGCGTCTCCTGGTACGCACCTACCAAAAACACACCGAGGATATAGTCTTCATCCTCTTTTGGCGTATGAAGGGCCAGGGTGTCGCTCACTCCCTTGGCGGTAATGAACTTGTCGATTTTCCCCTCGCTGTCGCAGGTGATGTCGGACAAGACGGCTTTGCGGTCGGGTTTGGTCTCCAAGCGGTGGATCGGCATGATGGGAAACAGCTGATCGATCGCCCACACATCGGGAAGCGATTGAAACAGGCTGAAGTTTCCGTAGTAAATGTCGGAGAGCTGGTGTTCCAGCTTCTGAATTTCCGCTGCATGGATATCGCCGTACTTCTGCTGGATCTCGGCTACTATCGACCAGTACACATGCTCGGCGGCCGCCCTTTCGCGCATATTGACCTTGCCGTACAGAAACTTGTTACGAATCTCCTCGCGATAATAGTTCAGGTCGTTGAGGCACTCCTGGGCATTCTTCTCGTTGAGCATGGTGCGTACATACAACAGATTTTCCAGTGCAGGCATCAGCATCTGGTCGTAAACAACCTCCTCCCCGTTCTTCCCATCCCAGAAGACGTTGGTATCCAGGATATTCATCAACAAAACCGAATAGTAGGAGACAAGGGCCCTTCCCGACTCACTGATGATGGTCGGGTGGCTGATTTTCTCCTCCTTGCAGATCGTCATAATCTCCTCGACCACGTCGTCGCAATACTCCTTGGTCGTGTAGTTTCTGCTGTTGGGGCTGTTGGAGTGGCTGCCGTCATAGTCGATGGCCAACCCGCCGCCGATATCCAAAAGTCCCATGGGAGCGCCTTCCTGCACCAAGCCGGCATAGAACCGGGCCGCTTCGGTCGCACCTACACGAATGTCGTGGATATTGGGAATCTGGCTGCCCAGGTGGTAGTGCAGCAGCTTCAGGCAGTCAAGCATGTTCTCCTTGCGGAGCCGGTCGACGACCTGGATGACCTGTGTCGTATTCAGCCCGAAGACACTTCGATCCCCCCCACTGTCCGTCCAATGTCCGCTTGCCATCGTCGAGGGCTTCATTCTCAGCCCTATGTTGGGCTTGATGCCCAAGGCGCGCGAACGTTGCAGAATGATTCCTACCTCGCCCGGCATCTCGACAACCAACACCGTATTGATGCCCAGCTGCAAGCCTTTGAGAGCCAGGTCGATGTACTCCTCGTCCTTGTACCCGTTGCAAATTATATACGCCTCAGGGTCATCGATATGTGCAAGGGCGATGATGAGTTCGGCTTTGCTGCCGGTCTCAAGTCCGTGATGG
Proteins encoded:
- a CDS encoding agmatinase family protein, yielding MQHWFLDSEFPNADAKSAAFHVIPFPLEETVSYMGGTKEGPRAIIEASSQLERLVEGYGNPGSLGIHTTDPIPANGGVEHSIQLASSAMQNARFWNAIPVLLGGEHSVTNAALDMLLSSGEVGVLQFDAHMDLRDTYEGSKFSHACVMRRVVEAGIPLFQVGIRNYSEEDLAAREQYKVGYYDASTLYRRKDASGLTLPPTFPKKLYITFDVDAFDASLMSATGTPDPGGLFWWDAVTLLENLTEGRTIIGMDVVELAPNQLHHPSYTAAKLVYFLMGLASKRNT
- a CDS encoding carboxynorspermidine decarboxylase, which gives rise to MFDTNQISHTPAFVLDYGRFEKNLQLIKDLQQQVPVSFLFALKGFAMHAVFAELAETACGATASSLNEALLASPYFGEVHAYAPVYQDREFETIARIAKHITFNSLSQYEKHKNDCPNAKKSLRINPLYSTVETPLYDPCARGSRLGVLPEDLEVLPHGITGLHAHNLCESGAGELEQTLVSIEKHYGHLLPFISHLNLGGGHLVTRRGYDLELFKAILTSFSLRHPHIKLYVEPGAAFVWETGYLATRIVDIVQNRGITTLMLDSSFAAHMPDCLEMPYCPVVVGAKLTKEGGYRLGGCSCLAGDWVGSYEFEKPPKVGDMLMLCDMMHYTMVKTTMFNGIALPDIGIVRNGLYQIVKSFGFDDYQRRLS
- a CDS encoding saccharopine dehydrogenase family protein, producing the protein MQKKRLMIIGAGGVGNVAVRKSARMEDVYEEILLASRTKAKCDAIAKEAGPVPVRTACIDADDVDALERLIKEFKADIVLNVALPYQDLTIMEACLRCGVHYVDTANYEPKDEAHFEYSWQWAYNEKFEKAGLTALLGSGFDPGVTNVFTAYAAKHYFDEMHYLDIVDCNAGDHGKSFATNFNPEINIREITQPGRYYEEGTWKRTQPLEIHQNVDYPRIGSKESYLLFHEELESLVKHFPTLKRARFWMTFSQQYITFLRVLEEVGMTSIEPINYQGMEIQPLQFLKALLPEPSSLGPNYQGQTSIGCQIRGVKDGKERTLFIFNNCSHQMAYQDAKAQAVSYTTGVPAALGTSLVARGIWKKGGVWNMEQFDPDPFLAELGPLGLPWEVVVDGKLAFGR
- the speA gene encoding biosynthetic arginine decarboxylase translates to MENWNIHDAEKLYRINDWGNGYFHISETGEVEVRLKDKSPQSSISLLSIAKGLQERGLKLPVLLRFSNILDDRIQHINESFLHAIQDAGYQGTYRGVYPIKVNQQQQVVEEICKYGQQYHHGLETGSKAELIIALAHIDDPEAYIICNGYKDEEYIDLALKGLQLGINTVLVVEMPGEVGIILQRSRALGIKPNIGLRMKPSTMASGHWTDSGGDRSVFGLNTTQVIQVVDRLRKENMLDCLKLLHYHLGSQIPNIHDIRVGATEAARFYAGLVQEGAPMGLLDIGGGLAIDYDGSHSNSPNSRNYTTKEYCDDVVEEIMTICKEEKISHPTIISESGRALVSYYSVLLMNILDTNVFWDGKNGEEVVYDQMLMPALENLLYVRTMLNEKNAQECLNDLNYYREEIRNKFLYGKVNMRERAAAEHVYWSIVAEIQQKYGDIHAAEIQKLEHQLSDIYYGNFSLFQSLPDVWAIDQLFPIMPIHRLETKPDRKAVLSDITCDSEGKIDKFITAKGVSDTLALHTPKEDEDYILGVFLVGAYQETLGDLHNLLGDTNVVSITYEDGNFSLHNELEGDTVADVLSYVEYEPKRLETMIRTKAEKAVQEGRITVQERRRIISAYTAGLRGYTYYETDQEE